A window of Sphingobacterium sp. SRCM116780 contains these coding sequences:
- the fbaA gene encoding class II fructose-bisphosphate aldolase, with amino-acid sequence MSLKDFKGVLTGDQVQELFELAKKHKFALPAVNVTGTNSINAVMETAKAVNSPVIIQLSNGGAQFYAGKTLNNDGLKACILGAVAAAQHVHLLAEHYGVAVILHTDHAAKKLLPWIDGLLDAGERFFAQHGKPLFSSHMLDLSEEPIEENIEISAKYLARMKPLGMTVEIELGVTGGEEDGVDNSDVDSSKLYTQPEEVAYAYEELLKVSDKFTVAAAFGNVHGVYKPGNVKLQPVILHNSQEYIREKFNLTAEKPVNFVFHGGSGSSAEEIAEAISYGAIKMNIDTDMQWAMWDGIRGYEAKNHDYLQSQIGNPEGADSPNKKYYDPRVWLRKGEESFVTRLKQAFEELNAIDIHSKL; translated from the coding sequence ATGAGCCTAAAAGATTTTAAAGGTGTATTGACAGGAGATCAAGTACAAGAATTATTTGAATTAGCAAAAAAGCACAAATTTGCATTACCTGCAGTTAACGTTACAGGTACAAATTCGATCAACGCTGTTATGGAAACTGCAAAAGCAGTTAACTCACCTGTAATTATTCAATTATCAAATGGTGGAGCACAATTTTATGCAGGTAAAACATTAAACAATGATGGTTTAAAAGCTTGTATTCTTGGTGCTGTGGCTGCAGCTCAGCATGTTCATTTATTAGCAGAGCATTATGGTGTTGCAGTTATATTACATACAGACCATGCTGCAAAAAAATTATTGCCTTGGATCGACGGTTTATTAGATGCTGGTGAGCGATTTTTTGCGCAACATGGTAAACCTTTATTTTCTTCTCATATGTTGGATTTATCGGAAGAGCCGATCGAAGAAAATATTGAAATTTCTGCAAAATACTTAGCACGTATGAAACCGCTAGGAATGACTGTAGAAATCGAATTAGGAGTTACTGGTGGGGAAGAAGACGGTGTTGATAATTCTGATGTGGATAGCTCAAAATTATATACACAACCTGAAGAAGTAGCGTACGCTTACGAGGAATTATTAAAAGTTTCTGATAAATTTACAGTAGCTGCTGCTTTTGGTAATGTACATGGTGTTTATAAACCTGGAAACGTAAAATTACAACCTGTTATTTTACATAATTCACAAGAATACATTCGTGAGAAATTTAATTTAACGGCAGAAAAGCCAGTTAATTTTGTATTCCATGGTGGTTCAGGTTCTTCAGCTGAAGAAATTGCAGAGGCAATCTCTTATGGTGCAATCAAAATGAACATTGATACTGATATGCAATGGGCAATGTGGGATGGTATTCGTGGATATGAAGCTAAAAACCACGATTATCTACAAAGCCAAATTGGTAATCCTGAAGGAGCTGATTCTCCAAACAAGAAATATTATGATCCTCGCGTTTGGTTACGTAAAGGAGAGGAGTCTTTTGTTACGCGTTTGAAACAAGCGTTCGAAGAGCTAAATGCGATTGATATCCACAGCAAATTATAA
- a CDS encoding head GIN domain-containing protein produces MKKLGLGAILFFIAQLSFAQTKQNVGTFNAVEVTDKIQVELLKGTSNEVVIEGANSENIQVINNNGSLRIKMNTLNALQGNNVSVKVYFQSLNNILAKKGAKVVNRENQVIVSDQLNISAAEGGLVVLYLEAKKVDVKSTSGSTISLMGKSITQDVVSNFGGKYEGKDLKTDVSNVTVNGGGKAEIYAKDSVVAKTRAGGVIDVYGNPVHKSEKKIAGGTINYK; encoded by the coding sequence ATGAAAAAATTAGGATTAGGTGCTATTTTATTTTTTATTGCACAATTAAGTTTTGCGCAGACAAAACAAAATGTAGGTACTTTTAACGCTGTAGAGGTGACGGATAAGATCCAAGTTGAATTGCTAAAAGGGACTTCAAATGAGGTTGTTATAGAAGGGGCTAATTCCGAAAATATTCAGGTCATCAATAATAACGGTTCATTGCGTATTAAGATGAATACTTTAAACGCGTTACAAGGTAATAACGTCAGTGTTAAAGTTTATTTTCAGTCCTTGAATAATATTTTAGCCAAAAAAGGGGCAAAGGTTGTTAACCGAGAAAATCAAGTAATTGTTTCAGATCAATTGAATATCTCGGCTGCTGAAGGAGGATTGGTTGTGTTGTATCTGGAAGCTAAAAAAGTGGATGTTAAATCCACATCGGGATCTACGATTTCGCTTATGGGTAAAAGCATAACACAAGATGTTGTTTCTAATTTTGGGGGTAAATATGAAGGAAAAGATTTAAAAACGGATGTCAGCAATGTGACGGTAAATGGGGGTGGCAAAGCGGAGATTTATGCGAAGGATTCTGTTGTTGCTAAGACACGTGCAGGTGGTGTAATCGATGTATATGGAAATCCGGTCCATAAATCTGAGAAAAAAATAGCGGGCGGAACAATCAATTATAAATAA
- the rimK gene encoding 30S ribosomal protein S6--L-glutamate ligase, with the protein MKIAVLSTVKSLYSTRRLVEAAEKRGHECVVIDHSKCYVGIQQGKPSIHYKGQDISDIDAVIPRIGASVTFYGSAIVRQFEVMDVISANPSQAITRSRDKLRCMQILSGAGIGLPITGFARTASDVDDLISMVGGAPLVIKLLEGTQGIGVVLAETKKAASSVIEAFYGLGNNILIQEYIKEAKGTDIRAFVVGGKVVGAMKRTAKEGEFRSNIHRGGTAEIIKLTKSERETAIAAAASMGLTVCGVDMMPSDRGPLVLEVNSSPGLEGIEKATKKDIAAEIIIYLEKQFDLKKAAKPEVRKKKKKESNL; encoded by the coding sequence GTGAAAATCGCTGTATTATCAACAGTTAAAAGCCTATACTCGACACGTCGATTAGTAGAAGCTGCAGAAAAACGTGGACATGAATGCGTTGTGATCGATCATAGCAAATGCTATGTTGGTATTCAACAAGGCAAACCCAGCATCCACTATAAAGGTCAAGATATTTCGGATATTGATGCCGTTATTCCTCGTATAGGTGCTTCCGTAACTTTTTATGGTTCCGCTATTGTCAGACAATTTGAAGTCATGGATGTGATATCGGCCAATCCGAGTCAAGCGATTACACGTTCTAGAGACAAACTTCGTTGTATGCAAATTCTTTCTGGAGCTGGCATAGGTCTTCCCATTACTGGATTTGCCAGAACCGCTTCGGATGTTGACGATTTGATCAGCATGGTTGGAGGAGCACCATTAGTGATCAAGCTATTAGAAGGTACACAAGGAATTGGGGTTGTACTAGCAGAAACTAAAAAAGCAGCTTCTTCTGTCATCGAAGCTTTTTATGGTCTTGGAAATAATATATTAATTCAAGAATATATTAAAGAAGCCAAGGGAACTGATATCCGTGCATTTGTCGTTGGAGGAAAAGTTGTAGGTGCCATGAAAAGAACTGCCAAGGAAGGAGAATTTAGATCGAATATCCATCGTGGAGGAACAGCAGAAATCATTAAATTAACAAAAAGCGAACGGGAAACTGCTATCGCAGCTGCGGCTTCTATGGGATTAACCGTATGCGGCGTTGATATGATGCCTTCAGACAGAGGTCCTCTTGTCTTGGAAGTAAACTCTTCTCCAGGATTAGAAGGAATAGAGAAAGCAACAAAAAAGGATATTGCTGCAGAAATTATCATCTATCTCGAGAAGCAATTTGATCTTAAAAAAGCAGCTAAACCTGAAGTTCGAAAAAAGAAAAAAAAGGAAAGTAATTTATAA
- a CDS encoding ATP-dependent zinc protease, with amino-acid sequence MKDKLIVGWKESIDLPELGIHHIEAKVDTGAGSSVLHCESYEIEVIDHQEWIICHIVVNFKTRELRIFKFPVYKEKIVKSSFGHQEKRYYILTKAKLYNQLFDIKLSFRNRSSMRYPMLLGKNFLYKNFIVDVSKSNLSQKSLG; translated from the coding sequence ATGAAAGATAAACTAATCGTCGGATGGAAAGAATCAATAGATCTACCAGAATTAGGTATTCATCACATTGAAGCGAAGGTAGATACTGGCGCTGGGTCGTCTGTATTACATTGCGAATCCTATGAAATTGAGGTAATAGATCATCAAGAATGGATTATCTGTCACATTGTTGTTAATTTTAAAACTCGAGAATTACGTATATTTAAATTCCCGGTATATAAAGAAAAAATCGTTAAAAGTTCATTTGGCCACCAAGAGAAACGTTATTATATTTTGACAAAAGCCAAATTATACAATCAATTATTTGATATTAAATTATCTTTTAGAAATCGTTCGTCCATGCGGTATCCTATGTTATTAGGAAAAAACTTCCTTTACAAAAATTTTATCGTGGACGTTTCAAAATCAAATTTATCTCAAAAATCTTTGGGATAG
- a CDS encoding AIR synthase related protein yields MSDLKYNQRGVSAGKEDVHNAIKNIDKGLYPKAFCKIIPDILGGDEQWCNIMHADGAGTKSSLAYVYWKETGDISVWRGIAQDAIIMNLDDLLCVGATDNILLSSTIGRNKNVIPGEVIAEIINGTEEILKDLREMGIGIYSTGGETADVGDLVRTIIVDSTVTCRMKREDVISNHKIKAGNIIVGLSSSGKATYENEYNGGMGSNGLTSARHDVFNKYIAEKYTESFDPAVPYDLVFAGSQHLTDKIIIETGEEITAGKLVLSPTRTYAPVIKQILDRYRSQIDGMVHCSGGAQTKVLHFVDNVHIVKDNLFPIPPLFELIQKESNTDWKEMYKVFNMGHRMELYVPQEIAQDIIAISESFGIPAQIIGHVEESAIKQVTVKSPYGEFIYE; encoded by the coding sequence ATGTCAGATTTAAAATATAACCAAAGAGGTGTGTCCGCAGGAAAAGAGGATGTACACAATGCTATTAAGAACATCGATAAAGGATTGTATCCTAAAGCTTTTTGTAAAATCATTCCTGATATCTTAGGCGGTGATGAGCAGTGGTGCAACATCATGCATGCCGATGGCGCAGGTACAAAATCTTCATTGGCCTATGTCTATTGGAAAGAAACGGGTGACATTTCTGTCTGGAGAGGAATCGCACAAGATGCCATCATCATGAATTTAGATGATTTACTATGTGTTGGCGCTACGGACAATATTTTATTATCTTCGACTATTGGACGTAACAAAAATGTTATTCCCGGAGAAGTTATCGCTGAAATCATCAATGGTACCGAAGAAATCTTAAAAGATCTTCGTGAAATGGGGATTGGTATTTATTCAACAGGTGGTGAAACTGCAGATGTGGGGGATTTGGTACGTACGATTATTGTGGACAGTACGGTAACTTGTCGTATGAAACGTGAAGATGTGATTTCCAATCACAAGATAAAAGCTGGGAATATTATTGTCGGCTTATCTTCTTCAGGAAAAGCAACTTACGAAAACGAATACAATGGCGGAATGGGATCTAATGGTCTAACATCAGCCAGACATGATGTTTTCAATAAATATATCGCAGAAAAATACACGGAAAGTTTTGATCCAGCAGTTCCCTATGATTTGGTTTTCGCAGGTAGTCAACATTTAACAGATAAAATTATAATTGAAACAGGTGAAGAGATTACAGCAGGAAAATTAGTACTCTCTCCTACACGCACTTATGCTCCTGTTATCAAACAGATACTTGACCGGTACCGTTCGCAAATTGATGGTATGGTGCATTGTTCAGGAGGAGCGCAAACAAAAGTATTGCACTTTGTCGACAATGTTCATATTGTCAAAGATAATTTATTTCCTATTCCTCCGTTATTTGAATTGATTCAAAAAGAATCCAATACGGATTGGAAAGAAATGTATAAAGTATTTAATATGGGACATCGTATGGAATTATATGTTCCTCAAGAAATAGCACAAGATATTATTGCCATTTCAGAGTCTTTTGGTATTCCGGCACAGATTATCGGTCATGTAGAAGAATCTGCTATAAAACAAGTAACAGTAAAATCTCCATACGGCGAATTTATTTACGAATAA
- a CDS encoding DNA-deoxyinosine glycosylase: protein MIKQCFLPLENQDIRLLILGSLPGDKSLQEQQYYAHPQNRFWKLMKLIFNVAEIHSYTDKLDLLLEHHIGLWDVCAQAQRKGSMDLDIIDEEPNDLDVFLADHPHIHTIIFNGQKAQKVFDKYFKKNPNYRYFTLPSTSPANAQYSLEKLLQEWRTVLKKD from the coding sequence ATGATAAAACAATGCTTTTTGCCACTTGAAAATCAAGATATTCGACTATTAATATTAGGATCGTTACCTGGAGACAAATCCCTTCAAGAACAACAATATTATGCACATCCACAAAATCGATTTTGGAAACTGATGAAACTTATTTTTAATGTTGCAGAGATTCATTCCTACACAGACAAGCTAGACTTACTTTTGGAGCATCATATCGGACTATGGGATGTCTGTGCTCAAGCGCAAAGAAAAGGAAGCATGGATTTAGATATTATAGATGAAGAACCCAATGATCTGGATGTATTCCTTGCTGATCATCCACATATTCATACTATTATCTTTAATGGGCAAAAAGCACAGAAAGTGTTTGATAAATATTTTAAGAAGAACCCTAATTACCGATATTTCACTTTACCCAGTACAAGTCCCGCAAATGCACAATATTCTTTAGAGAAATTACTTCAGGAATGGCGAACTGTTTTAAAAAAAGATTAA
- a CDS encoding SPFH domain-containing protein: MEKLIKPLSGYLALLMAIVLFVGAIVAFFQVENAPWLAAVGILMILTALFLLKGLMIINPNHSRVLNFFGRYVGTVKENGLFFVNPLYSTVKVSLRSDNLQGQTLKVNDKMGNPIEIGAVIVWQVGDTYKATYDVTNYTSYVRTQSEAAVRHLAGSFPYDNLELQADNEESITLREGGDTVNHILEQELLERLAPAGIIIKEARISHLAYASEIAGAMLQRQQATAIVAARAKIVEGAVGMVEMALQKLSEKDIVVLDNDKKAAMVSNLMVVLCGEKAASPIVNTGTLYQ; the protein is encoded by the coding sequence ATGGAAAAATTAATTAAACCTCTTTCCGGTTATTTGGCCTTATTGATGGCTATTGTTCTTTTTGTGGGAGCTATTGTTGCTTTCTTTCAAGTAGAGAATGCTCCTTGGCTTGCTGCAGTAGGAATTTTAATGATCTTAACCGCTTTGTTTTTATTAAAAGGATTAATGATCATTAACCCGAATCACTCACGCGTATTGAATTTTTTTGGTCGATATGTTGGAACGGTAAAAGAGAATGGGCTCTTTTTTGTTAATCCACTGTACTCTACTGTAAAAGTAAGTTTAAGATCAGATAATTTACAAGGACAAACATTAAAAGTGAACGATAAAATGGGTAATCCTATTGAGATTGGAGCTGTAATTGTTTGGCAAGTTGGCGATACGTATAAAGCAACCTATGATGTGACTAACTATACGTCATATGTACGTACCCAAAGTGAAGCTGCTGTGAGACATTTAGCGGGCAGTTTTCCATACGATAATCTAGAGTTACAAGCAGACAATGAGGAATCAATTACTTTGCGTGAAGGTGGAGATACCGTTAATCATATTTTAGAGCAGGAATTATTAGAACGATTAGCTCCAGCAGGAATTATTATTAAAGAAGCGCGTATCAGTCACTTGGCCTATGCATCTGAAATAGCAGGAGCGATGTTGCAGCGTCAACAGGCAACAGCGATAGTTGCGGCCCGAGCAAAAATTGTAGAAGGTGCTGTTGGTATGGTGGAGATGGCTTTGCAGAAATTGTCTGAAAAAGATATTGTCGTACTTGACAATGATAAAAAAGCAGCAATGGTTAGTAATTTAATGGTGGTATTGTGTGGTGAGAAAGCTGCTTCTCCAATAGTAAATACAGGAACTTTATATCAATAA
- a CDS encoding Arc family DNA binding domain-containing protein — protein MAEKKNFMLRIESDVYKALEKWSADEFRSVNGQIEYLLNKALKEARRLDHTKMNSTSKKSTE, from the coding sequence ATGGCGGAAAAAAAGAATTTCATGCTCCGAATAGAGAGTGATGTTTATAAAGCATTGGAAAAATGGTCTGCCGACGAATTTAGGAGTGTGAACGGGCAAATTGAATATTTGTTGAATAAAGCTTTGAAGGAGGCAAGACGCTTAGATCATACAAAAATGAACTCAACTTCGAAGAAATCAACGGAATAA
- the pepE gene encoding dipeptidase PepE → MEVNTNYKLLVISTSTIHGSPFLAYIKDELVDFIETDELIFVPFARPSGISYDNYTANVQAALVEKGIQVKGLHVFENKKEAIQEAKAIFIGGGNTFLLLKTLYDLDLMEDLKNAIANGIPYVGTSAGSNLTGLTIGTTNDMPIVYPPSFDALQLLPFNLNPHYLDPDPNSTHKGETRETRIHEFHQFNNQAVLGLREGSWLYVSNAVVELRGKLQARLFQQGKEPIELNPGQVNF, encoded by the coding sequence ATGGAAGTTAATACTAATTATAAGTTGCTAGTTATTAGTACAAGTACTATTCATGGAAGTCCTTTTTTAGCTTATATAAAAGATGAATTGGTTGATTTTATTGAAACAGATGAATTGATTTTTGTTCCTTTTGCACGACCTTCTGGAATTTCTTACGACAATTATACAGCAAATGTCCAAGCTGCTTTAGTGGAGAAAGGGATTCAGGTAAAGGGATTGCATGTATTCGAAAATAAAAAAGAAGCGATACAAGAGGCTAAGGCAATTTTTATTGGGGGTGGGAATACTTTTCTTTTGCTTAAAACATTATATGACCTTGATCTTATGGAGGATTTGAAAAATGCTATTGCCAACGGAATACCTTATGTAGGAACTTCAGCAGGATCGAATTTGACGGGACTAACAATAGGAACCACGAATGATATGCCTATTGTTTATCCACCTAGTTTTGATGCTTTGCAATTATTACCTTTTAATCTGAATCCACATTATTTGGATCCCGACCCAAATTCTACGCATAAGGGTGAGACCAGAGAAACGAGAATACATGAATTTCATCAATTCAATAATCAGGCGGTGTTGGGGTTAAGAGAGGGGAGTTGGCTATATGTGTCTAATGCTGTGGTGGAGCTGCGAGGTAAATTGCAAGCTAGATTATTTCAACAAGGAAAAGAGCCTATTGAATTGAACCCTGGTCAAGTTAATTTTTGA
- the mgtE gene encoding magnesium transporter, which yields MNLHPADIAEVLAELDREALYEQFNQYDLELRLEIFSFLDIDIQYRLVRSLSESQLSELLNNLKPDTRNQLFSELPDDLIKYLINLLNEREKQLALKLIGYNENSIARLMTPMYVQVRPYFTVEDVFKHIKLFGKKAETLNFIYVVDENNVLIDDLKIGELLLADATTKISELIDYNFVAIKAATPMEEAFEIFQKYDRSALPIITENAVLVGIVTFDDVLDQIEDRDTEDIHRFGGMDELDVAYTKTPLLKLVQKRAGWLVILFLSEMLTASAMAYFDGEIEKAVVLALFVPLIISSGGNSGSQAASLIIRAMALGEIKLKDWWYVVKREISSGLILGGILGIIGFLRILIWQELGIYDYGVYSLYIALSVSFSLLFIVLWGTLSGSIIPFVLRRFGLDPATASAPFVATLVDVSGLIIYFTIAGIFLAGKLL from the coding sequence ATGAACTTACATCCTGCTGATATTGCCGAAGTATTAGCTGAACTCGATAGAGAAGCATTATATGAACAATTCAATCAATATGATCTTGAATTGAGATTAGAAATATTTTCTTTTTTGGATATTGATATCCAATATCGTTTGGTTAGATCACTTTCCGAATCGCAGCTTTCTGAATTACTAAATAATCTGAAACCAGATACCAGAAATCAACTGTTTTCGGAATTGCCTGATGATTTGATTAAATATTTGATCAATTTATTGAATGAGCGTGAAAAACAATTGGCGCTCAAGCTGATTGGCTATAATGAAAATAGTATTGCGCGTTTGATGACGCCAATGTATGTGCAAGTACGACCTTATTTTACCGTTGAAGATGTCTTCAAACACATCAAATTGTTTGGTAAAAAAGCAGAAACATTAAACTTTATCTATGTCGTAGATGAAAATAATGTGTTGATTGATGATTTAAAGATTGGAGAATTGTTATTGGCAGATGCAACTACCAAAATATCAGAATTAATCGATTATAATTTTGTTGCGATAAAAGCGGCAACTCCGATGGAGGAGGCTTTTGAAATCTTTCAAAAATATGATCGAAGTGCTTTACCTATTATTACGGAAAATGCTGTTTTGGTTGGTATCGTTACTTTTGATGATGTCTTAGATCAAATTGAAGATCGGGATACGGAAGATATCCATCGTTTTGGGGGTATGGACGAATTGGATGTAGCATATACAAAGACTCCTTTATTGAAATTGGTTCAAAAAAGAGCGGGTTGGTTAGTGATACTCTTCTTGAGCGAAATGTTAACGGCCTCTGCGATGGCTTATTTTGATGGAGAAATTGAAAAGGCCGTTGTTTTAGCACTATTCGTTCCCCTGATTATTTCCAGTGGAGGGAACTCGGGCTCACAGGCAGCTTCTTTAATTATTCGTGCGATGGCTTTGGGAGAAATCAAGCTCAAAGATTGGTGGTACGTTGTGAAAAGAGAGATTTCTTCAGGTCTTATTTTAGGTGGAATTCTTGGAATTATCGGTTTCCTCAGGATTCTGATTTGGCAAGAACTAGGTATTTATGATTATGGGGTCTATTCGTTATACATTGCTTTAAGTGTTTCTTTTTCTCTTTTATTTATTGTGCTTTGGGGTACATTGTCCGGCTCCATTATTCCATTTGTTTTACGCAGATTTGGATTAGATCCAGCAACAGCTTCTGCACCATTTGTAGCTACTTTGGTCGATGTTTCGGGATTGATTATTTATTTTACTATCGCTGGTATATTCTTGGCTGGTAAATTATTGTAA
- a CDS encoding thiamine pyrophosphate-dependent enzyme: MAKIVAEQLVEMLAEAGVKRVYAVTGDSLNFFNDAIRKDGRIKWIHVRHEEVGAYAAAAEAELDGISCCAGSCGPGHVHLINGMYDAHRSHVPMIVIASTINTAEMGMNYFQETNTIKLFDDCSCYNQMITTTEQAPKIIQTAIQHAIGQKGVAVIGLPGDVSEMKAVDSSVSTQLFHTDPVIRPSDQELEALAAAINTSKCITVFCGIGATGAHKEVVQLSQKILAPVGYSFRAKMGIQHDNPYEIGMTGLLGQASAYQSMHESDLVLLLGTDFPYDSFMPTDNKIIQIDIQVERLGRRAKLEMGLCGDIKHTLQALLPLLEEKEDSSFLESQLKIYEKVKENMKTYMEEQGAEDTIQPEFLAHTINELATDNAIFTVDTGMTCVWGARFISGTGKRQLLGSFNHGSMANAMPMAIGAALSHPDRQVIAMCGDGGLSMLLGDLATIHQYQLPVKIIVFNNRALGMVKLEMEVAGLPDNETTMVNPDFGAIAQAMGFKGINVHKPEEVRNAVEFALSHPGPVLLNVFTNPNALAMPPKVDLDQMVGMAKSMSKLMLGGKMQEVIDTIKSNYKHLKEL; this comes from the coding sequence ATGGCAAAGATTGTTGCGGAGCAATTGGTTGAGATGCTTGCTGAAGCAGGTGTAAAACGTGTATATGCAGTTACGGGAGATAGTCTTAATTTTTTTAATGATGCCATCCGAAAAGATGGTCGAATCAAGTGGATTCATGTTCGTCATGAAGAGGTGGGGGCTTATGCAGCAGCAGCGGAAGCAGAACTAGATGGAATTTCCTGTTGCGCAGGAAGTTGCGGTCCGGGACATGTGCACCTTATTAATGGCATGTACGATGCGCATCGCTCTCATGTTCCGATGATTGTTATCGCATCTACGATCAATACAGCTGAAATGGGTATGAATTACTTTCAAGAAACAAATACCATCAAGCTTTTTGATGATTGTAGTTGTTATAACCAAATGATTACAACTACTGAACAGGCGCCTAAAATTATTCAAACAGCTATCCAACATGCTATTGGACAAAAGGGAGTGGCTGTTATTGGATTGCCAGGTGATGTGTCTGAAATGAAGGCTGTAGATTCTTCTGTTTCTACGCAATTATTTCATACAGATCCAGTGATCAGGCCTTCTGATCAAGAATTGGAGGCACTTGCAGCTGCAATTAATACAAGTAAGTGCATCACTGTTTTTTGCGGAATAGGGGCGACAGGTGCACATAAAGAGGTGGTACAGTTATCACAAAAGATATTAGCTCCTGTCGGATATTCTTTTAGAGCTAAGATGGGGATTCAGCATGATAATCCATACGAAATAGGAATGACAGGATTGCTGGGACAAGCTTCCGCTTATCAAAGCATGCATGAATCTGATTTGGTCTTATTGTTAGGCACGGATTTCCCTTACGACAGTTTTATGCCAACAGATAATAAAATCATTCAAATTGATATCCAGGTTGAGCGATTGGGAAGAAGGGCAAAATTGGAAATGGGTTTATGTGGTGATATTAAACATACGTTACAGGCTTTGCTTCCTCTGTTGGAAGAAAAGGAAGACAGCAGTTTTCTTGAATCTCAATTGAAAATCTATGAGAAAGTCAAGGAAAATATGAAAACCTATATGGAGGAACAAGGGGCAGAAGATACCATTCAGCCAGAATTCTTGGCACATACCATTAATGAACTTGCGACAGATAATGCCATATTTACAGTTGATACGGGTATGACTTGTGTCTGGGGAGCCCGTTTTATTTCGGGAACGGGTAAGAGACAGTTATTGGGTTCTTTCAATCATGGTTCTATGGCTAATGCAATGCCCATGGCAATAGGTGCTGCTTTATCTCATCCGGATCGTCAGGTTATTGCGATGTGTGGTGATGGCGGATTATCTATGTTATTAGGTGATTTGGCAACTATCCATCAGTATCAACTACCTGTTAAAATAATCGTTTTTAACAATAGAGCTTTGGGAATGGTGAAACTAGAAATGGAAGTTGCAGGATTGCCTGACAATGAAACCACTATGGTTAATCCAGATTTTGGTGCGATTGCTCAGGCGATGGGTTTTAAAGGAATTAATGTACACAAGCCAGAGGAGGTTCGAAATGCTGTTGAATTTGCGTTGTCTCATCCAGGACCAGTATTGTTAAATGTATTTACGAATCCGAATGCATTGGCGATGCCTCCAAAAGTAGATTTGGATCAAATGGTCGGTATGGCCAAGTCGATGTCAAAATTAATGTTAGGAGGGAAGATGCAAGAAGTGATCGATACCATCAAATCCAACTATAAGCACTTAAAGGAACTCTAG